A region from the bacterium genome encodes:
- a CDS encoding nucleotidyltransferase domain-containing protein, with protein MALVASRGLPTLEDARRAAVALGEVLDPGEVLLFGSVAQGSQGPGSDLDLVLVFDDLGDYADRRLIAENARRTVLGATGFGCDVRVTDRPEWEIRAHRCRSTFEAHIASHAVTLASRPPRGCIYWDKEIGMAPSDADQAGRSLNNAVNALTKLLMALETSTKERDAVLAGDLREADRLKHSRLLSVCELSQTVMETSLKALVHALEGDHPGKVHGVGHLIDAAGEHLAPSAAHRLAACLGPISPHDASVWREAGTYPDDIDIVGDPDDATDEFSAQMARAAADMADCCIGLIEHRLGYPPPAAPQAFNRIDQIQQELPPRLPERDGPGRGPQLDIGI; from the coding sequence GTGGCTCTGGTTGCTTCTCGTGGTCTGCCGACGCTGGAGGACGCCCGGCGGGCCGCTGTCGCGCTCGGGGAGGTTTTGGACCCCGGCGAGGTGCTGTTGTTCGGCTCGGTGGCCCAGGGCTCGCAGGGGCCCGGTTCGGACTTGGATCTGGTGCTGGTGTTCGACGACTTGGGCGACTACGCCGACCGGCGCTTGATCGCCGAGAATGCCCGGCGGACGGTTCTGGGGGCTACCGGGTTCGGCTGCGATGTGCGGGTCACCGACCGGCCCGAGTGGGAGATCCGCGCCCATCGGTGCCGCTCCACCTTCGAGGCCCACATCGCCTCTCATGCGGTCACGTTGGCCTCGCGGCCTCCGCGGGGCTGTATCTACTGGGACAAGGAGATCGGAATGGCGCCGTCTGACGCCGACCAGGCTGGCCGCAGCCTCAATAATGCGGTAAACGCGCTCACCAAACTCCTGATGGCCCTGGAGACCTCAACCAAAGAGCGCGACGCGGTGTTGGCCGGCGACCTGCGCGAGGCCGACAGATTGAAGCACAGCCGCCTGCTAAGTGTTTGCGAGCTGTCCCAGACCGTCATGGAGACCTCGCTCAAGGCCCTCGTCCACGCTCTCGAGGGCGACCACCCCGGCAAGGTCCACGGCGTCGGCCATCTGATCGACGCTGCCGGCGAACACCTCGCCCCGTCAGCCGCACACCGGCTCGCAGCCTGTTTGGGGCCCATCAGCCCCCATGACGCGTCGGTTTGGCGCGAGGCCGGAACCTATCCCGACGACATTGACATCGTCGGCGACCCCGACGACGCCACCGACGAGTTCTCGGCGCAAATGGCCCGAGCCGCCGCCGACATGGCCGACTGCTGCATCGGCCTCATCGAACACCGACTCGGCTACCCGCCCCCCGCCGCCCCACAGGCATTCAACCGGATCGACCAAATCCAACAAGAGCTCCCACCCCGCCTCCCCGAACGAGACGGACCCGGCCGAGGCCCACAACTCGACATCGGCATCTGA